One part of the Ailuropoda melanoleuca isolate Jingjing chromosome 6, ASM200744v2, whole genome shotgun sequence genome encodes these proteins:
- the SEC22C gene encoding vesicle-trafficking protein SEC22c, producing MSLILFACVVRVRDGLPLSASTDFYHTPDFLECRRRLKTLALRLAQYPGRGSAEGRDFNIHFSSLRDVACMAICSRQCPAAMAFCFLETVWWEFTASYDTTCIGLASRPYAFLEFDSIIQKVKWHFNHVSSIQMESSLEKIQEELDFHPPVVLTLEDTDVANGIMNGHTQIHLEPAPNFRMEPVTALGVLSLILNIMCAALNLIRGIHLAEHSLQVAHEEIGNILAFLIPFIACIFQCYLYLFYSRARTLKVLLLLLFICLGNVYLHGLRNVWQILFHVGVAFLSSYQILTRQLQEKQSDCGV from the exons ATGTCTTTGATCCTCTTTGCCTGTGTGGTGAGGGTGAGGGATGGACTGCCGCTCTCGGCCTCCACTGACTTTTACCACACCCCGGATTTTCTGGAATGCAGGCGACGGCTCAAGACTTTAGCCTTGCGACTGGCCCAGTACCCAGGTCGAGGTTCTGCGGAAGGACGCGACTTCAATATACA tttttcttctttgcgGGATGTGGCTTGCATGGCTATCTGCTCCCGCCAGTGTCCAGCAGCCATGGCCTTCTGCTTCCTGGAGACCGTGTGGTGGGAATTCACAGCTTCCTATGACACCACCTGTATTGGTCTAGCCTCCAGGCCATACGCCTTTCTCGAGTTTG ACAGCATCATTCAGAAAGTGAAGTGGCATTTTAACCATGTAAGTTCCATTCAGATGGAGAGCAGCTTAGAAAAAATTCAGGAGGAACTGGATTTCCACCCTCCAGTGGTTCTCACTCTGGAGGACACAGATGTGGCAAATGGGATAATGAATGGTCACACACAGATACACTTGGAGCCGG cTCCTAATTTCCGAATGGAACCAGTGACAGCCCTGGGTGTCCTCTCGCTTATTCTCAACATCATGTGTGCTGCTCTGAATCTCATCCGTGGAATTCACCTCGCAGAACATTCTTTACAG GTTGCCCATGAGGAAATTGGAAATATTCTGgcttttcttattccttttataGCCTGTATTTTCCAG TGTTACTTGTACCTGTTCTACAGTCGGGCCAGGACTCTgaaggtgctgctgctgctgctctttATCTGCCTGGGCAACGTGTACCTGCACGGGCTGCGGAACGTCTGGCAAATCCTCTTCCACGTGGGAGTGGCTTTTCTGTCTTCGTATCAGATACTGACCAGGCAGCTTCAGGAGAAGCAGTCTGACTGTGGAGTTTGA